In a single window of the Allobranchiibius huperziae genome:
- a CDS encoding glycosyltransferase yields the protein MRALLAVVTAYITVKVAVGLSNSRSFPVLDAAATSTGGGDDVSLIVPVRDEMARLPPRLPGMLAQKVRELIFLDDCSTDGTTQLLHDVAAEHPHVRVVQGRPMPDGWVGKTWACSQGAEAALGDVLVFCDADISLGDGAIDAVLGQLHAQRADLMSVFPRQVTKTFAEHVTMPLIDDLLLTGLPFQLLEQPRAKGAAAANGSIMAFPRASYDALGGFAAVRTEIVEDLAMARHTRRTGHRLGLALGGDLISTRMYEGFDELVAGLGKGLLAVMGNRPLLVVYTAWHLLAYTVPPFLIRRQPAWAIPWALAVAERLVVEATTGRREWWQSLTMPLTPLYAIPVAAVAVRRTKHWKGRTYP from the coding sequence TTGAGGGCACTGCTCGCGGTGGTCACGGCGTACATCACGGTGAAGGTCGCTGTGGGACTGTCGAACTCGAGATCGTTCCCCGTACTCGACGCCGCCGCGACGTCGACGGGCGGTGGTGACGATGTGTCGCTGATCGTCCCGGTGCGCGACGAGATGGCCAGGTTGCCGCCGCGGCTGCCGGGAATGCTCGCTCAGAAGGTGCGGGAGCTCATCTTCCTCGACGACTGCTCGACCGACGGTACGACGCAGCTGCTGCACGACGTCGCCGCCGAGCACCCGCACGTGCGGGTGGTCCAAGGGCGGCCGATGCCGGACGGCTGGGTCGGCAAGACGTGGGCGTGCTCGCAAGGCGCGGAGGCCGCGCTCGGCGACGTGCTCGTCTTCTGCGACGCGGACATCTCGCTGGGGGACGGAGCCATCGACGCGGTGCTGGGTCAGCTGCACGCCCAGCGTGCGGATCTGATGTCGGTCTTCCCGCGTCAGGTGACGAAGACCTTCGCCGAGCACGTCACGATGCCGCTGATCGACGACCTGCTGCTGACCGGCCTGCCCTTCCAGCTGCTGGAGCAGCCGAGGGCCAAGGGCGCGGCCGCTGCCAACGGCTCGATCATGGCGTTCCCGCGTGCCTCTTACGACGCTCTCGGGGGTTTCGCGGCCGTCCGCACCGAGATCGTCGAGGACCTCGCGATGGCCCGGCACACCCGACGCACCGGACACCGCCTCGGCCTCGCGCTCGGCGGAGACCTGATCAGCACCCGGATGTACGAGGGCTTCGACGAACTCGTCGCCGGCCTCGGCAAGGGCCTGCTCGCCGTGATGGGCAACAGGCCGCTGCTCGTGGTCTACACCGCCTGGCACCTGCTCGCCTACACGGTGCCGCCGTTCCTGATCCGCCGTCAGCCGGCCTGGGCGATCCCATGGGCGCTGGCCGTCGCGGAGCGCCTCGTCGTCGAGGCCACCACCGGCAGACGTGAGTGGTGGCAGTCGCTCACCATGCCGCTGACCCCGCTCTACGCGATCCCCGTCGCCGCGGTCGCGGTGCGGCGCACCAAGCACTGGAAGGGCCGGACCTACCCGTGA
- a CDS encoding DNA cytosine methyltransferase — translation MRNNSGGAEMVTPTSEPARTITIAGHQSLLTADDLAAAAQHVDDVMFRMLEPSECKRAMAFPAKYRMLGTRPQRVRLAGNAVAPPAARDLIATAVEELGGAA, via the coding sequence ATGCGTAACAACAGCGGGGGCGCCGAAATGGTCACTCCGACCAGCGAGCCCGCGCGCACCATCACCATCGCGGGACACCAGTCGTTGCTCACCGCAGACGACCTCGCCGCGGCCGCCCAGCACGTCGACGACGTCATGTTCCGGATGCTCGAACCATCCGAGTGCAAGCGCGCGATGGCGTTTCCCGCCAAGTACCGGATGCTGGGCACCCGCCCACAACGGGTCCGCCTCGCAGGCAACGCCGTCGCCCCACCCGCAGCGCGCGACCTCATCGCGACCGCTGTCGAAGAGCTCGGCGGCGCCGCATGA
- a CDS encoding ABC transporter permease, which yields MSTSEPGHGATRRPPTTGPRPGYERSADESFRRRLRDVLGPRSIGVILAVLLVQLLFIASYVGAFHKPQPHAIAVDVVSSNGWQGYVANKLNAIDGRPVAAYASSDRAESTKELREGRRQAVYLFNPNSKQDTLLVNSAEGSSITAAVNAIFSQVASSQNRTLKTQDVVPVQAGDSRGLTSFYLVVGWMVGGYLLASFLGIRRGTRARNFRRMLWRLVGCAAYAVASGIGGALVVGPIIGALNGHFWAVAGVGMLVSLTASVFTMGMEALFGIIGIGISILLFVVLGNPSAGGAYGYELLPTLWRVVGRWLPNGAGVDSVRSIVYLGGDSLGLHLLVLVWWLLLGLLTFFLVSNNTYWGFRREDPSPEDPAAGPSKI from the coding sequence ATGAGCACCAGCGAACCGGGGCACGGCGCCACTCGCCGGCCGCCCACGACCGGCCCTCGACCCGGTTACGAGCGCAGCGCCGACGAATCCTTCCGTAGACGACTGCGCGATGTCCTCGGCCCCCGCAGCATCGGCGTGATCCTCGCCGTGCTGCTGGTCCAGCTGCTCTTCATCGCGTCGTACGTGGGCGCCTTTCACAAACCGCAGCCGCACGCGATCGCCGTCGATGTGGTGTCGAGCAACGGTTGGCAGGGCTACGTCGCGAACAAGCTGAACGCCATCGACGGCAGACCGGTCGCCGCCTACGCCTCGAGCGATCGCGCGGAGTCGACCAAGGAGCTGCGCGAGGGTCGGCGGCAAGCGGTCTACCTCTTCAACCCGAACTCGAAGCAGGACACTCTGCTGGTCAACTCGGCCGAGGGATCCTCGATCACCGCCGCCGTCAACGCCATCTTCTCCCAGGTCGCCTCGAGCCAGAACCGCACGCTGAAGACCCAGGACGTGGTGCCGGTCCAGGCCGGCGACAGCCGCGGGCTCACCAGCTTCTATCTCGTGGTCGGCTGGATGGTGGGCGGCTACCTGCTGGCATCGTTCCTCGGCATCCGCCGCGGCACCCGGGCACGCAATTTCCGCCGGATGCTGTGGCGGCTGGTGGGTTGCGCGGCGTACGCAGTCGCCTCCGGCATCGGCGGCGCGCTCGTGGTCGGGCCGATCATCGGCGCTCTGAACGGGCACTTCTGGGCTGTCGCCGGTGTCGGCATGCTGGTCTCGCTGACCGCCTCGGTCTTCACGATGGGGATGGAGGCACTCTTCGGGATCATCGGGATCGGCATCTCGATCCTGCTCTTCGTGGTGCTCGGCAACCCCAGCGCCGGAGGCGCCTACGGCTACGAACTGCTGCCCACCCTGTGGCGGGTCGTCGGGCGCTGGCTGCCGAACGGCGCGGGTGTCGACTCCGTCCGCAGCATCGTCTACCTGGGCGGCGACTCCCTGGGGCTGCACCTGCTCGTGCTCGTCTGGTGGCTGTTGCTCGGACTGCTGACCTTCTTCCTGGTCAGCAACAACACCTACTGGGGCTTCCGGCGCGAGGACCCTTCCCCAGAGGACCCTGCTGCCGGACCGTCAAAGATCTGA
- the crtI gene encoding phytoene desaturase family protein produces MTGRVVVVGAGLAGLSAACHLARSGHEVVVLERGGCVGGLAAVRHDEGYTFDLGPTVLTMPDLIDDALRAAGTSLADELTLRQLDPAYRARFSDGSTLDVLADHAAMTDQIRAACGAHDAAAYEKFVVWLRELYELEMPRFIDRNFDRPWQIADPPGPAVKLLRMGGLRHLDPLIRSRFDDERLHRLFTFQALYAGVSPQQAMGIFAVITYMDSVRGVFFPEGGIHAVPRALARAAEAAGVQIRLRQEVTGLRRTPSGAVSGVVAGDEVVAADVVIATGDLPTMYDVLLPGVRRPLPLRRPRYSPSAVVWHLGTADPAPDDVRHHNIHFGHEWAHSFDELLDERVLMRDPSRLVSVPSVTDPSRARPGGATMYVLEPAPHLGGSLDWDRMREPMKERLTKFLATSGYPTDIVSEQLVTPGDWADQGLTAGTPFALAHTFFQSGPFRPTNVARDAPGLVFAGAGTTPGVGVPMVLVSGKLAAQRALAQLSEESR; encoded by the coding sequence ATGACCGGCAGGGTGGTGGTGGTCGGAGCGGGGCTCGCGGGACTGTCGGCGGCGTGCCACCTGGCCCGCAGCGGCCACGAGGTGGTGGTGCTGGAGCGCGGCGGCTGCGTCGGCGGCCTCGCCGCAGTCCGGCACGACGAGGGCTACACCTTCGACCTCGGGCCGACGGTGCTCACGATGCCGGACCTCATCGACGACGCGTTGCGGGCCGCCGGGACGAGCCTGGCCGACGAGTTGACCCTGCGGCAGCTCGACCCGGCGTACCGCGCTCGCTTCTCGGACGGTTCGACCCTCGACGTGCTCGCCGACCACGCGGCGATGACGGACCAGATCCGCGCCGCGTGCGGCGCGCACGACGCGGCGGCCTACGAGAAGTTCGTGGTGTGGTTGCGCGAGCTCTACGAGTTGGAGATGCCGCGCTTCATCGACCGCAACTTCGACCGGCCCTGGCAGATCGCCGATCCTCCCGGGCCGGCGGTGAAGCTGCTGCGGATGGGCGGGCTACGCCACCTCGATCCGCTGATCCGCAGCCGTTTCGACGACGAGCGGCTGCACCGGCTCTTCACCTTCCAGGCGCTCTACGCCGGCGTCTCGCCGCAGCAGGCCATGGGCATCTTCGCGGTCATCACCTACATGGACAGTGTCCGCGGGGTCTTCTTCCCCGAGGGCGGGATCCACGCCGTGCCCCGCGCGCTGGCCCGCGCCGCCGAGGCGGCCGGCGTGCAGATCCGGCTGCGGCAGGAGGTGACGGGGCTGCGGCGTACGCCGTCCGGTGCTGTCAGCGGCGTCGTCGCAGGTGACGAGGTGGTGGCCGCCGACGTGGTCATCGCGACCGGCGACCTGCCCACGATGTACGACGTGCTGCTGCCGGGGGTACGCCGTCCGCTGCCGTTGCGCCGTCCGCGGTACTCACCCTCGGCCGTCGTATGGCACCTCGGCACCGCCGACCCTGCGCCGGACGACGTGCGCCATCACAACATCCACTTCGGGCACGAGTGGGCGCACTCCTTCGATGAGCTGCTCGACGAGCGCGTGCTGATGCGCGACCCCTCCCGACTGGTGTCGGTGCCGTCGGTGACCGACCCGTCCCGTGCCCGGCCGGGAGGCGCGACGATGTACGTGCTCGAGCCCGCGCCGCACCTGGGTGGCTCGCTGGACTGGGACCGGATGCGCGAGCCCATGAAGGAGCGACTCACGAAGTTCCTCGCCACGAGCGGATATCCGACCGACATCGTGAGTGAACAGCTGGTCACCCCGGGCGACTGGGCCGACCAGGGTCTGACCGCCGGCACTCCGTTCGCGCTCGCGCACACCTTCTTCCAGTCCGGGCCCTTCCGTCCGACCAACGTCGCGCGCGACGCGCCCGGCCTGGTCTTCGCCGGTGCGGGCACGACGCCCGGCGTGGGGGTGCCCATGGTCCTGGTCAGCGGCAAGCTGGCTGCGCAACGTGCCCTGGCACAGTTGAGTGAGGAGTCGAGATGA
- a CDS encoding lycopene cyclase domain-containing protein has product MPEYTVSVVLGLVVVVVLELAWLRTGLFRSVRYWVSMAIVLGFQVLVDGLLTRGSRPVVAYDDSQNLGIRCPPGIPIEDFGFGFVLCTAVLLGWVRWQRRDARLSADS; this is encoded by the coding sequence ATGCCTGAGTACACCGTCTCCGTCGTGCTCGGCCTGGTGGTCGTGGTGGTGCTGGAGCTGGCGTGGTTGCGCACCGGACTCTTCCGGTCGGTGCGCTACTGGGTGAGCATGGCGATCGTGCTCGGATTCCAGGTGCTCGTCGACGGACTGCTCACCCGCGGGTCGAGACCCGTTGTCGCGTACGACGATTCGCAGAACCTCGGGATCCGGTGCCCACCGGGCATCCCGATCGAGGACTTCGGGTTCGGATTCGTGCTGTGCACCGCGGTGCTGCTCGGTTGGGTGCGGTGGCAGCGTCGCGACGCCCGGTTGTCAGCGGATTCCTGA
- a CDS encoding MarR family winged helix-turn-helix transcriptional regulator translates to MTSGVRWLDDEEQRVWRQWLQTNSRLQAHLARQMQEESRLSLPDFEVLVTLSETPERRMRVVALADSIKWERSRLSHHLTRMEKRDLVTREECAQDRRGAFVALTPAGLTALEGAAPGHVREVRAAMFDVLSPQEIAQLDHITATLLARLGQEDEGGLCCGA, encoded by the coding sequence ATGACTTCAGGTGTGAGATGGCTCGACGACGAGGAACAGCGCGTGTGGCGCCAGTGGTTGCAGACCAATTCGCGCCTCCAGGCCCACCTGGCGCGTCAGATGCAGGAGGAGTCGCGGCTCTCGCTGCCGGATTTCGAGGTGCTCGTGACGCTCAGTGAGACCCCCGAACGCCGGATGCGGGTGGTGGCGCTCGCCGACAGCATCAAGTGGGAGCGCAGTCGCCTGTCCCACCACCTCACGCGGATGGAGAAGCGCGACCTGGTGACCCGCGAGGAGTGCGCGCAGGATCGGCGCGGTGCCTTCGTCGCGCTCACCCCCGCCGGCCTCACCGCGCTGGAGGGCGCTGCCCCCGGTCATGTCCGCGAGGTGCGGGCCGCGATGTTCGACGTCCTCAGCCCGCAGGAGATCGCTCAGCTCGACCACATCACCGCCACCTTGCTCGCCCGGTTGGGCCAGGAGGATGAAGGCGGCCTGTGCTGCGGGGCCTGA
- a CDS encoding tetratricopeptide repeat protein, with protein MVIDIGQGLGIDEDTLTTVVIDARVVRRELVGSSDPADRVVAALAMGDVPLAASLLHSMDDDRGFRATALRAELAQAQGKHADAVRIYSGLLRDDTLSDIRRATALQHLGKAQLRAGHVHGARRSLRAALDLRRRIGAPPDQIRSSELALAQGATPRDGTGPTVDDAT; from the coding sequence GTGGTCATCGACATCGGTCAGGGTCTCGGGATCGACGAGGACACGCTGACGACGGTGGTGATCGACGCCCGCGTCGTACGACGGGAGCTGGTCGGGTCCAGCGACCCGGCAGACCGCGTCGTGGCGGCTCTCGCGATGGGCGACGTGCCGCTGGCCGCGTCCCTGCTGCACTCCATGGACGACGACCGTGGCTTCCGCGCCACCGCTCTGCGGGCCGAGCTCGCGCAGGCCCAGGGCAAGCACGCCGACGCCGTCCGTATCTACAGCGGGCTGTTACGCGACGACACGCTGAGCGACATCCGACGGGCGACGGCGTTGCAACACCTGGGCAAGGCACAGCTGAGGGCGGGTCACGTGCACGGCGCACGACGGAGTCTGCGCGCCGCCCTCGACCTGCGCCGGAGGATCGGTGCGCCCCCGGACCAGATCAGATCCTCGGAACTGGCACTGGCACAGGGAGCGACGCCGCGTGACGGGACGGGGCCGACCGTCGACGACGCCACCTGA
- a CDS encoding 1-acyl-sn-glycerol-3-phosphate acyltransferase, producing MRLPASAAPLSARMLLAGFDRLVRSNLRSVSVRGTLPPAPVIWAGNHHSWWDAFVASSVLRGERHDATLVMDAENLASFGFLKPLGLVPSDQPRAGLTALREGRTLVILPEGELLGPGPMRPLHRGAGWYAEHTSAPLVPVSLRVVIRGHQHPEAIVDLGAPVQGADLAATMAAQLTALDELIATADPREPLPGFRQVVSGRRSFDERIGQLAEKVQR from the coding sequence GTGAGGTTGCCCGCGAGCGCGGCGCCGTTGTCCGCGCGGATGCTGCTGGCGGGCTTCGACCGCCTCGTCCGCTCCAACCTGCGCTCGGTCAGCGTCCGCGGCACCCTGCCGCCGGCGCCCGTCATCTGGGCCGGCAACCACCACTCGTGGTGGGACGCGTTCGTGGCCTCATCCGTCCTGCGCGGGGAGCGCCACGACGCGACCCTGGTGATGGACGCGGAGAACCTCGCGTCGTTCGGGTTCCTCAAACCGCTCGGCCTGGTGCCCAGCGATCAGCCTCGGGCCGGTCTCACCGCGCTGCGGGAGGGCCGCACGCTCGTCATCCTCCCCGAGGGCGAACTGCTCGGACCCGGCCCGATGCGCCCTCTGCACCGCGGAGCCGGCTGGTATGCCGAGCACACGTCGGCGCCGCTCGTGCCCGTCTCGCTGCGGGTCGTCATCCGCGGGCACCAGCACCCCGAGGCAATCGTCGACCTGGGCGCGCCGGTGCAGGGCGCCGATCTCGCGGCGACGATGGCGGCCCAGCTGACCGCGTTGGACGAGCTGATCGCGACCGCCGACCCGCGCGAGCCGCTGCCGGGATTCCGGCAGGTGGTGTCCGGACGCCGGTCGTTCGACGAACGGATCGGCCAGCTCGCAGAGAAGGTGCAGCGTTGA
- a CDS encoding cytochrome P450, whose amino-acid sequence MSTFPQPRTEPVAGHLGRWGTDPLALMQEGAALGPVFRLRLWRTAYVGFSPAWNRLVLGDLDTFRSRGGMSRLSPYLSDGIVQTDFPEHADRRAALNPGFSRTAVASLSEQMEQVVRTLLPAGRFDAVAWSSRLVRAVLSRTFLGTGGTHPVLDDFLDPMSRPLPQPFLPRPLRFRRMNAVLAERLRDPRSGSLAEVFAAHGGVPEMRVALGAGYDTTAHTLAWLLRHVALDPTHLAPERHGHVVREVLRLYPAGWLGSRVTRRPAEFEGRTIPARSLVMYSPFLTHRDPSLWERPQEFDPDRFADKVPAWGYLPFAAGPRTCLGRHYATLLLHVVLRVLADRRLLFHDGDGAMRAGVTLSPAGPQQLELVAA is encoded by the coding sequence GTGAGCACCTTCCCTCAGCCGCGCACCGAGCCGGTCGCAGGGCACCTGGGCCGGTGGGGCACCGACCCGCTGGCCCTGATGCAGGAGGGTGCCGCGCTGGGGCCGGTCTTCCGACTGCGGCTGTGGCGCACGGCGTACGTCGGGTTCAGCCCCGCGTGGAACAGGTTGGTGCTGGGCGACCTCGACACGTTCCGCAGCCGCGGCGGCATGAGCCGCCTGTCGCCGTACCTCAGTGACGGCATCGTGCAGACCGACTTCCCCGAGCACGCCGACCGCCGCGCCGCGCTCAACCCGGGGTTCTCCCGGACCGCGGTGGCCTCCCTCAGCGAGCAGATGGAGCAGGTCGTCCGCACGCTGCTGCCGGCCGGCCGCTTCGACGCCGTCGCGTGGTCCTCACGGCTGGTGCGCGCCGTCCTGTCGCGCACCTTCCTCGGCACCGGCGGCACCCACCCGGTGCTCGACGACTTCCTGGACCCGATGAGCAGGCCGCTGCCGCAGCCGTTCCTGCCGCGGCCGCTGCGCTTCCGGCGGATGAACGCCGTGCTGGCCGAACGTCTGCGTGATCCCCGAAGTGGTTCGCTGGCAGAGGTGTTCGCGGCCCACGGCGGCGTGCCGGAGATGCGGGTCGCGCTCGGTGCCGGGTACGACACTACGGCGCACACGCTGGCCTGGCTGCTGCGACACGTGGCGCTGGATCCCACCCACCTCGCACCCGAGCGGCACGGACACGTCGTGAGAGAGGTGCTGCGGCTCTACCCGGCAGGGTGGCTGGGCAGCCGGGTCACTCGCCGCCCGGCCGAGTTCGAGGGCCGCACCATCCCCGCGCGCAGTCTGGTGATGTACAGCCCGTTCCTCACCCATCGCGACCCCTCGCTGTGGGAGCGGCCGCAGGAGTTCGACCCGGACCGCTTCGCCGACAAGGTGCCCGCCTGGGGCTATCTGCCGTTCGCCGCCGGCCCCCGCACGTGCCTCGGGCGGCACTACGCGACGCTCCTGCTGCACGTGGTGCTGCGGGTGCTCGCCGATCGCCGCCTGCTCTTCCACGACGGGGACGGGGCGATGCGAGCAGGCGTCACGTTGAGTCCGGCCGGTCCGCAGCAGCTGGAACTGGTGGCGGCATGA
- a CDS encoding DUF998 domain-containing protein: MTRRTVAWPLALVAAVLYSSFLLSYVVRRGQHADFVSQLELPGAPYAEWYRASDVLAGLALLVIAWLCWPDRHVRTAVRWACVMVAVVGAGSLLDGSTSMDCASGTGATCDLGDHSVPGLLHQLIVGHTLSGLAGFAAAGIGAACCARASHPAHPGWMRVHIVLAAGIGLCGLADLALLLANVDMGLVERLRILLVSAWIASVPWTVRAVRHDAWARSTHDADTRAVRS; this comes from the coding sequence ATGACCCGCAGGACGGTCGCCTGGCCGCTCGCACTGGTCGCGGCCGTCCTCTACAGCTCGTTTCTGCTGTCCTACGTCGTGCGCCGGGGGCAACATGCCGACTTCGTCAGCCAGCTCGAACTCCCCGGCGCTCCGTACGCCGAGTGGTACCGCGCGTCCGACGTGCTCGCCGGCCTCGCCCTGCTGGTGATCGCCTGGCTGTGCTGGCCGGACCGTCACGTCCGTACGGCGGTGCGCTGGGCGTGCGTCATGGTCGCCGTGGTCGGGGCCGGATCCCTGCTCGACGGCAGCACGTCGATGGACTGTGCGTCCGGGACGGGCGCGACCTGCGACCTGGGCGACCACAGCGTGCCCGGCCTGCTGCACCAGCTGATCGTGGGGCACACGCTGAGTGGACTGGCCGGATTCGCGGCGGCCGGCATCGGCGCCGCGTGCTGCGCACGGGCGAGCCACCCCGCACACCCCGGATGGATGCGCGTGCACATCGTCCTGGCCGCCGGCATCGGGCTGTGCGGCCTCGCCGACCTGGCCCTGCTGCTCGCGAACGTCGACATGGGACTGGTCGAAAGGTTGCGCATTCTGCTCGTGTCAGCGTGGATCGCGAGCGTTCCGTGGACCGTTCGCGCCGTGCGGCACGACGCGTGGGCCCGGTCCACTCACGACGCCGACACTCGTGCGGTGCGCTCATGA
- a CDS encoding lycopene cyclase domain-containing protein → MRHLTYLLILLGCVVLTLPLEFVIGARVWRRPTRAALAIVPPALIFIGWDLIGVARGWWTYGARYLVGVHLGSLPLEEVLFFLVVPLCALLTFEAVGICGRLLRGRGAQPAERVDAGHDA, encoded by the coding sequence GTGCGACACCTCACCTACCTGCTGATCCTGCTGGGTTGCGTCGTCCTCACCCTGCCGTTGGAGTTCGTGATCGGTGCCCGGGTGTGGCGCCGGCCGACGCGGGCGGCGCTCGCGATCGTGCCGCCGGCACTGATCTTCATCGGGTGGGACCTGATCGGAGTGGCGCGCGGCTGGTGGACGTACGGCGCGCGCTACCTGGTCGGCGTACACCTCGGGTCGCTGCCGTTGGAGGAGGTGCTCTTCTTCCTGGTGGTGCCGCTGTGCGCCCTGCTGACCTTCGAGGCGGTGGGCATCTGCGGGCGCCTCCTGCGTGGCCGCGGTGCGCAGCCGGCCGAGCGAGTGGACGCTGGTCACGATGCCTGA
- the idi gene encoding isopentenyl-diphosphate Delta-isomerase, with translation MDARQHDDGRRPGTGVQTEQVVLVDPAGNAIGSHDKHTVHGADTPLHLGFSCYIFDDRDRLLVTRRSLHKRTFGGVWTNSVCGHPAPGETLRAAVMRRVRRELGLAIGLPRLVLADFSYYASMHSIAENELCPVLVAHALGSRPHLDPDEVADLQWEPWTRFASQVASGERIVSPWCREQVEALAGLGDSPDRWPNASPGLLPAAVRW, from the coding sequence ATGGACGCCCGACAGCACGATGACGGACGTCGGCCCGGCACCGGCGTGCAGACCGAGCAGGTGGTGCTCGTCGACCCGGCCGGAAACGCGATCGGTTCGCATGACAAGCACACCGTGCACGGCGCGGACACGCCGCTGCACCTCGGCTTCTCCTGCTACATCTTCGATGACCGGGATCGCCTGCTGGTCACCCGGCGTTCGCTGCACAAGCGCACCTTCGGCGGGGTCTGGACCAACTCCGTCTGCGGTCACCCGGCTCCCGGCGAGACGCTGCGGGCGGCGGTGATGCGGCGCGTACGCCGCGAGCTGGGGTTGGCGATCGGTCTGCCCCGGCTGGTGCTGGCCGACTTCTCGTACTACGCCTCGATGCACTCGATCGCCGAGAACGAGCTGTGCCCCGTCCTCGTCGCCCACGCCCTGGGCAGCAGGCCCCATCTCGACCCGGACGAGGTCGCAGACCTGCAGTGGGAGCCGTGGACGCGGTTCGCCTCGCAGGTGGCGAGCGGCGAACGCATCGTCTCGCCGTGGTGCCGCGAGCAGGTCGAGGCGCTGGCGGGATTGGGTGACAGCCCCGACCGTTGGCCCAACGCGTCGCCGGGCCTGTTGCCGGCCGCGGTCCGCTGGTGA
- a CDS encoding GNAT family N-acetyltransferase, whose amino-acid sequence MTRPVLHTPRIELHPMTPEHLPLLHRLDSDPEVMRYLIGRARTPAEIEQFWRPRCADTAADELGVGWWVGFHEGEFLGWWDLGRSDSPPGSPGRLAEAEIGWRLERRHWRQGLASEGAAELLRHAFETVELRRVWAETMAVNAGSRGVMRRIGMRHVRTDVRVWDDPLPGSEEGEVVYEITAEEWFRNTAP is encoded by the coding sequence ATGACGCGCCCGGTACTGCACACCCCACGGATCGAACTGCATCCGATGACGCCGGAGCACCTACCCCTGCTGCACCGGTTGGACTCCGACCCGGAAGTCATGCGCTACCTGATCGGGAGGGCACGCACGCCCGCCGAGATCGAGCAGTTCTGGCGCCCCCGCTGCGCCGACACGGCTGCTGACGAGCTGGGGGTCGGCTGGTGGGTGGGGTTCCACGAGGGGGAGTTCCTCGGGTGGTGGGACCTCGGGCGCAGTGACTCGCCCCCCGGCTCGCCGGGTCGCCTCGCCGAGGCGGAGATCGGGTGGCGTCTGGAACGACGCCACTGGCGTCAGGGACTGGCGAGCGAGGGGGCGGCGGAGCTGCTGCGGCACGCGTTCGAGACGGTGGAGCTGCGGCGGGTGTGGGCCGAGACGATGGCGGTCAACGCGGGTTCGCGCGGCGTCATGCGGCGCATCGGCATGCGGCACGTGCGGACCGACGTACGGGTCTGGGACGACCCGCTGCCGGGCTCCGAGGAGGGTGAGGTCGTCTACGAGATCACGGCCGAGGAGTGGTTCCGCAACACCGCACCCTGA
- a CDS encoding phytoene/squalene synthase family protein, with protein MSADPAVLQEGYARSAVLTRDYGTTYYWGARTLPAAQRRDVYSVYALCRLADDIVDAPHATDGEHRADTGTRLADFAASFRAHRAGIGDDPVLSAVADTAERRDIPQECFERFFGAMASDLTVTSYPTYDDLLGYMEGSAAVIGEMMLPVLEPTDPRAYAPARDLGLAFQLTNFLRDVDEDLDRDRHYLPLEDLDRFGVDPDQRSATDEWKALMRFEIQRTRALYAHADTGMRYLPPASARCVVIARRLYARILDLIEDADYDVFSSRVRLPTWRKAGLAARLLVTPVALLR; from the coding sequence ATGAGCGCCGACCCTGCTGTCCTGCAGGAGGGATATGCCCGCAGCGCGGTGCTGACCCGCGACTACGGCACGACCTACTACTGGGGTGCCCGCACCCTGCCCGCAGCTCAGCGCCGCGACGTCTACTCGGTCTACGCGCTGTGTCGCCTCGCCGACGACATCGTGGACGCGCCCCACGCCACCGACGGTGAGCACCGCGCCGACACCGGCACCCGGCTCGCCGACTTCGCCGCCTCGTTCAGGGCTCACCGGGCCGGGATCGGCGACGACCCGGTGCTGAGCGCGGTCGCCGACACCGCCGAACGCCGCGACATCCCCCAGGAGTGCTTCGAACGGTTCTTCGGGGCGATGGCGAGCGACCTGACGGTCACGTCGTACCCGACGTACGACGACCTGCTGGGCTACATGGAGGGCTCCGCCGCGGTCATCGGCGAGATGATGCTGCCGGTGCTCGAGCCCACCGATCCGCGCGCGTACGCGCCGGCGCGCGACCTGGGCCTGGCCTTCCAGCTCACCAACTTCCTGCGCGACGTCGACGAGGACCTCGACCGCGACCGGCACTACCTGCCGCTGGAGGACCTGGATCGCTTCGGCGTCGACCCCGACCAGCGGAGCGCCACAGATGAATGGAAGGCCTTGATGCGCTTCGAGATCCAGCGCACCCGCGCGCTCTACGCGCATGCCGACACCGGGATGCGCTACCTGCCGCCGGCGTCCGCTCGCTGCGTGGTGATCGCGCGACGGCTCTACGCGCGCATCCTGGACCTCATCGAGGACGCCGACTACGACGTGTTCTCCTCCCGCGTGCGGCTCCCGACCTGGCGCAAGGCCGGGCTGGCGGCGCGGCTGCTGGTGACACCGGTCGCGTTGCTGCGCTGA